Part of the uncultured Desulfobacter sp. genome, TCTCGCCGGATACGACAATGTAGATCTCCTGGGCTTTACCTTCACGGATGGGCATTGCAAAACCGCCGCAGACAACGTCGCCGAGAACATCATAGAATACATAGTCCAGGTTCTGCTCTTCGTCATAGGCACCCAGCTGTTCGAGCAGGTTGATGGAGGTGATGATACCGCGTCCTGCACAACCAACACCGGGTTCGGGTCCGCCGGACTCTGTACAAAGAACGCCGCCGTAACCTTCTTTTCTTACGTCTTCAAGTTCAACGTCTTCGCCCTCTTCTCTCAGGGTATCCAGAACGGTCTTCTGGGCCAGGCCGTTGAGCATGAGACGTGTGGAGTCAGATTTGGGATCGCAGCCCACGATCATGATTTTTTTGCCTGCTTCCACCAGTCCTGCAACTGTGTTCTGGGTTGTAGTGGATTTGCCGATGCCGCCTTTTCCGTAGATAGCTACTTTTCTCATTATTT contains:
- the nifH gene encoding nitrogenase iron protein; protein product: MRKVAIYGKGGIGKSTTTQNTVAGLVEAGKKIMIVGCDPKSDSTRLMLNGLAQKTVLDTLREEGEDVELEDVRKEGYGGVLCTESGGPEPGVGCAGRGIITSINLLEQLGAYDEEQNLDYVFYDVLGDVVCGGFAMPIREGKAQEIYIVVSGEMMAMYAANNICKGIVKFAQSGGVRLGGLICNSRMVDNEEEMILQLAKKLGTQMLHFVPRHNMVQQAEINRKTVIDFAPEHPQADEYRALSKKMDENEMFVIPTPLEIEELESLLIEYGIAS